A region from the Variovorax sp. RKNM96 genome encodes:
- a CDS encoding sugar-binding transcriptional regulator, with protein sequence MAEEDQVAVRVAWLYYMEGLTQDGIATKLGLTRLRVNRLLGEARESGLVSIKINSRHESCLRLEEELRTVCGLREAVIIPTPESPDLIPVLLGRTAGEYLSRLLETQRVRGLGVGWGATLREAIRHVAPGQWPNLNVNSIMGGLTRGLEINTFETASAFAARLGAQCSYLAAPLYAGSAKSRDTIVSQDVFKEAFGQIAANDVALLSVGDLSTRSLLVRYGLPKDVPVAGLRQAKAVGDIIGQFLDRHGKPVKHALNQRVVAPSLEELARIPTVIVASGGENKAPIIAAVLWARLLSVLICDEQTARAALKLYEALGAR encoded by the coding sequence ATGGCAGAGGAAGATCAGGTGGCGGTGCGCGTGGCCTGGCTCTACTACATGGAGGGCCTGACGCAGGACGGCATCGCCACGAAGCTCGGGCTCACGCGGCTGCGCGTGAACCGGCTGCTCGGCGAGGCGCGCGAGAGCGGGCTCGTGAGCATCAAGATCAACTCGCGCCACGAGAGTTGCCTGCGCCTCGAAGAGGAACTGCGCACGGTGTGCGGGCTGCGCGAGGCGGTGATCATTCCGACGCCCGAGAGCCCTGACCTCATTCCAGTGCTGCTGGGCCGCACGGCCGGCGAATACCTGTCGCGGCTGCTGGAGACGCAGCGCGTGCGGGGTCTGGGCGTAGGCTGGGGTGCAACGCTGCGCGAGGCGATCCGGCACGTTGCGCCGGGGCAGTGGCCGAACCTGAACGTCAACTCGATCATGGGCGGACTCACGCGCGGCCTGGAGATCAACACCTTCGAGACCGCCAGCGCCTTCGCGGCCCGGCTCGGCGCGCAGTGCAGCTACCTGGCGGCGCCGCTGTACGCAGGCAGCGCGAAGTCGCGCGACACCATCGTCTCGCAGGATGTGTTCAAGGAAGCCTTCGGGCAGATCGCGGCCAACGATGTCGCGCTGCTCAGCGTGGGCGACCTGAGCACGCGGTCACTGCTGGTGCGCTACGGGCTGCCCAAGGACGTGCCGGTGGCGGGCCTCAGGCAGGCCAAGGCGGTGGGCGACATCATCGGCCAATTCCTCGACCGCCATGGCAAGCCCGTGAAGCATGCGCTGAACCAGCGCGTGGTGGCGCCCTCGCTCGAGGAGCTCGCGCGCATCCCGACGGTGATCGTCGCCTCGGGCGGCGAGAACAAGGCGCCGATCATCGCGGCCGTGCTGTGGGCCAGGCTGCTGTCGGTGCTGATCTGCGATGAGCAGACGGCGCGCGCCGCGCTGAAGCTCTACGAGGCGCTCGGCGCGCGCTGA
- a CDS encoding plastocyanin/azurin family copper-binding protein: MIAIPRFARILVVLAASSTFAFTALAAGPKAYVGNFKDSTVSVIDTGTERVLATVPVAAGPDGIVISPNGRRVFVSGSSSSALSEIDAATDSVTHTIEVGKGPQGLATTADGRWVLVAVNGDDRVAFVDTATHAVGATVPVPKPHTIAVRPDGRQAYVASQEPGHFALVVVDLAARKVVSEIPLEKAPRDLEFGHDGKALYLTLAGVPAVQVLDAATNQWQTPIPTGVSPHIAQHFAGMASGVVVVQGPGEVMLFDPAARAPGRSIGVGKQPHWLDISADGKKLWVSNEGSNDVSVVDLAGGPAHTVAVGNAPRKIAVQRTAGPGSAHAGGSAHVAIRNFAFEPAQITVSVGQTLTWQNDDGAPHGVVFKDASAGIDLLLPGKAFSRSFDKPGVYDYACSVHPYMTARVTVVAPSRAAAPAAQRAPSAS; encoded by the coding sequence ATGATCGCCATTCCCCGGTTTGCGCGCATCCTCGTCGTTCTCGCGGCCTCGAGCACCTTCGCCTTCACTGCACTGGCCGCAGGCCCCAAGGCCTACGTCGGCAACTTCAAGGACAGCACGGTCAGCGTGATCGACACCGGCACCGAGCGGGTGCTCGCCACGGTGCCGGTGGCCGCGGGGCCGGACGGCATCGTCATCTCCCCGAACGGACGCAGGGTGTTCGTCAGCGGCTCCAGCTCCTCGGCGCTGAGCGAGATCGATGCCGCGACCGACAGCGTGACGCACACCATCGAGGTCGGCAAGGGCCCCCAGGGCCTGGCCACGACGGCCGACGGCCGGTGGGTGCTGGTGGCCGTCAACGGCGACGATCGCGTGGCTTTCGTCGACACCGCGACGCACGCCGTGGGTGCCACCGTGCCCGTGCCCAAGCCGCACACCATCGCCGTGCGGCCCGACGGCCGGCAGGCCTATGTCGCCTCTCAGGAGCCGGGACACTTCGCGCTCGTGGTTGTCGACCTGGCGGCGCGCAAGGTGGTCTCGGAGATTCCGCTCGAGAAGGCGCCGCGCGACCTGGAGTTCGGCCACGACGGCAAGGCGCTGTACCTGACGCTGGCGGGCGTGCCCGCCGTGCAGGTGCTGGATGCGGCGACGAACCAATGGCAAACGCCGATCCCCACGGGCGTGTCGCCCCATATCGCGCAGCACTTCGCCGGCATGGCGAGCGGCGTGGTGGTCGTGCAGGGGCCGGGCGAGGTCATGCTGTTCGACCCTGCGGCGCGGGCGCCGGGCCGCAGCATCGGCGTGGGCAAGCAGCCGCACTGGCTCGACATCTCCGCGGACGGCAAGAAGCTGTGGGTGAGCAACGAAGGCTCCAACGACGTCAGCGTGGTCGACCTGGCGGGCGGGCCGGCGCACACCGTGGCGGTGGGCAATGCGCCGCGCAAGATCGCCGTGCAGCGCACGGCCGGCCCAGGCAGTGCGCATGCCGGCGGGTCGGCGCACGTTGCCATCCGCAACTTCGCGTTCGAGCCCGCGCAGATCACCGTCAGCGTCGGCCAGACCCTGACGTGGCAGAACGACGACGGTGCGCCGCACGGTGTGGTCTTCAAGGACGCTTCGGCCGGCATCGACTTGCTGCTGCCCGGCAAGGCTTTCTCGCGCAGCTTCGACAAGCCGGGCGTGTACGACTACGCCTGCTCCGTGCACCCGTACATGACGGCGCGGGTCACGGTGGTGGCGCCGTCGCGCGCCGCGGCCCCTGCGGCTCAGCGCGCGCCGAGCGCCTCGTAG
- a CDS encoding sigma-70 family RNA polymerase sigma factor has protein sequence MTDLTDRTRQFEAAALPHLDAAWNLARWLLRDDQLADDAVQEAYLRAFRFFEGLRGESARPWLLGIVRNACYDWMRQSRQLADQLEFDELRDSEAAAPASSDASDPARQWEQRVQGERINAAIDALPAVYREVIVLRELEEMRYEDIARIAGVPLGTVMSRLSRARALLRESLRDERPGNTAKRTHHANS, from the coding sequence TTGACCGATCTGACCGACCGCACACGCCAGTTCGAAGCCGCCGCGCTGCCGCATCTCGATGCGGCATGGAACCTTGCGCGCTGGCTGTTGCGCGACGACCAGTTGGCCGACGACGCGGTGCAGGAGGCGTACCTGCGAGCCTTTCGTTTCTTCGAGGGCCTGCGCGGCGAGAGCGCGCGGCCGTGGCTGCTGGGCATCGTGCGCAATGCCTGCTACGACTGGATGCGGCAGAGCCGGCAGTTGGCCGACCAACTGGAGTTCGACGAGTTGCGCGACAGCGAGGCCGCGGCCCCGGCCTCTTCGGATGCGAGCGACCCGGCCCGGCAGTGGGAGCAGCGCGTGCAGGGTGAGCGCATCAACGCCGCCATCGACGCGCTCCCTGCGGTCTATCGCGAGGTGATCGTGCTGCGCGAGCTGGAGGAGATGCGCTATGAAGACATCGCGCGCATTGCCGGTGTGCCGCTGGGCACGGTGATGTCGCGGCTCTCGCGCGCCCGGGCCCTGCTGCGCGAAAGCCTGCGCGACGAACGCCCCGGCAACACGGCGAAAAGGACACACCATGCCAATTCCTGA
- a CDS encoding anti-sigma factor, with protein MPIPDDELGLMVRRHAVRHAPPAALAGRIAQVLRSEAGAAAAAAPAAPVRNRRGWWLGLAGFGTGAATAWGLALVLLAVPMAPQDALSEAVTANHVRSLMASHLADVASTDQHTVKPWFAGKLDFSPPVVDLAAEGFALTGGRLDYLDGRTVAALVYRSGPHVINLFVWPTADAKVQAPAFSARQGFQLAHWAQGGMQAWAVSDLNAAELQNFAMLLRERTAPHVARP; from the coding sequence ATGCCAATTCCTGACGACGAGCTGGGGCTGATGGTCCGGCGCCACGCCGTGCGGCACGCGCCGCCGGCGGCGCTGGCCGGGCGCATCGCGCAGGTGCTGCGTTCCGAAGCGGGCGCGGCTGCTGCGGCCGCGCCTGCTGCCCCGGTGCGCAACCGGCGCGGCTGGTGGCTGGGGCTGGCCGGCTTCGGCACCGGGGCCGCCACGGCCTGGGGTCTCGCGCTCGTTCTGCTGGCAGTACCGATGGCGCCGCAGGACGCGTTAAGTGAGGCCGTCACGGCCAACCACGTGCGCTCGCTGATGGCCTCGCATCTGGCCGACGTGGCCTCGACCGACCAGCACACGGTGAAGCCTTGGTTTGCCGGCAAGCTCGATTTCTCGCCGCCCGTGGTCGACCTGGCGGCTGAAGGCTTCGCGCTCACGGGCGGCCGGCTCGACTACCTGGACGGGCGGACGGTGGCGGCGCTGGTCTACCGGTCGGGCCCGCATGTCATCAACCTCTTCGTCTGGCCCACCGCCGACGCGAAGGTGCAGGCGCCCGCCTTCTCCGCGCGGCAGGGCTTCCAGCTCGCGCACTGGGCGCAGGGCGGCATGCAGGCATGGGCCGTGTCGGACCTGAATGCAGCCGAGCTGCAGAACTTCGCGATGCTCCTGCGCGAGCGGACAGCGCCGCACGTCGCGCGCCCCTAG
- a CDS encoding MFS transporter, protein MNASPPALDSADTAIPVSSPSPAPVNFVRAVLALGVGGFAIGTGEFVIMGLLPEVARDIDVTIPQAGHVISAYALGVVIGAPVLAVLAAGWGRRALLIAMMAVFAAGNFASAMAPGYLSLNLLRFATGLPHGTYFGVAALVAATLAPPGRRARAVGLVMLGLTGATLVGVPIAAWLGQLFGWRAAFVFVGVIALVAIVLVRRDVPDIAAAVGASPWRELGALKRKQVWFTLGISAIGFGGMFAVFSYIKPTLTEVAHLSVHNVPFVLALFGLGMVTGNLVGSRLADKSLMRTIAGVLVYAVLVLALFTFAAQHVVTAAIGVFLIGTTVAIGPALQIRLMDVAGDAQTLAAALNHSAFNMANALGAWLGGVAIAAGLGWTSTGWVGALLALAGIGIFGWGVMSARADARRPQVVACEGTAG, encoded by the coding sequence TTGAACGCCTCCCCACCCGCGCTGGACAGCGCGGACACCGCCATTCCCGTTTCTTCCCCGTCGCCTGCGCCCGTCAATTTTGTGCGGGCCGTGCTCGCGCTCGGCGTCGGCGGCTTCGCCATTGGCACGGGCGAGTTCGTGATCATGGGCCTGTTGCCCGAGGTCGCGCGCGACATCGACGTCACCATCCCTCAGGCCGGCCATGTCATCAGCGCCTATGCGCTCGGCGTGGTCATCGGCGCCCCGGTGCTTGCCGTGCTCGCGGCAGGCTGGGGCCGGCGCGCATTGCTGATCGCGATGATGGCCGTCTTCGCCGCCGGCAATTTCGCCAGCGCGATGGCGCCGGGGTATCTCTCGCTCAACCTGCTGCGCTTTGCCACAGGCCTGCCGCACGGCACCTACTTCGGCGTGGCCGCGCTCGTGGCCGCGACGCTCGCGCCACCGGGGCGCCGGGCGCGCGCCGTGGGCCTCGTGATGCTCGGACTCACCGGCGCCACGCTCGTGGGCGTGCCCATCGCCGCGTGGCTCGGCCAGCTCTTCGGCTGGCGCGCGGCCTTCGTGTTCGTCGGCGTCATCGCGCTCGTGGCCATCGTGCTCGTGCGGCGCGACGTGCCCGACATCGCCGCCGCGGTCGGCGCCAGTCCGTGGCGCGAGCTTGGCGCGCTCAAGCGCAAGCAGGTGTGGTTCACGCTCGGCATCAGCGCCATCGGCTTTGGCGGCATGTTCGCGGTGTTCAGCTACATCAAGCCCACGCTCACCGAGGTGGCGCACCTGTCGGTGCACAACGTGCCCTTCGTGCTCGCGCTGTTCGGCCTCGGCATGGTCACCGGCAACCTCGTGGGCTCGCGCCTGGCGGACAAGTCGCTGATGCGCACCATCGCCGGCGTGCTCGTGTATGCGGTGCTGGTGCTCGCGCTCTTCACCTTCGCGGCGCAGCATGTGGTGACGGCCGCCATCGGCGTGTTCCTCATCGGCACCACCGTCGCCATCGGCCCGGCATTGCAGATCCGCCTGATGGACGTGGCCGGCGACGCGCAGACGCTCGCCGCCGCGCTCAACCACTCGGCCTTCAACATGGCCAATGCGCTCGGCGCGTGGCTGGGCGGCGTGGCCATTGCCGCGGGCCTGGGCTGGACTTCCACCGGCTGGGTCGGCGCCTTGCTCGCGCTCGCGGGCATCGGCATCTTCGGCTGGGGCGTGATGAGCGCGCGGGCCGATGCGCGGCGGCCGCAGGTCGTCGCCTGCGAAGGCACGGCCGGCTGA
- the urtE gene encoding urea ABC transporter ATP-binding subunit UrtE codes for MLTVKNIHQYYGGSHILRDVSFEATLGKVTVLLGRNGVGKTTLLKSLMGLVPIKSGSIELEGKPIQKATPYDRARAGIGFVPQGREIFARLTVEENLRMGLAYKSGSTPIPSELFELFPVLKQMINRRGGDLSGGQQQQLAIARALAPKPKLLILDEPTEGIQPSIIKDIGRVIRMLADRGDMAIVLCEQYYDFAQELADDYLVMERGEVIARGLGKDMEAQGVRQLVAI; via the coding sequence ATGCTGACAGTCAAGAACATCCACCAGTACTACGGCGGCTCCCACATCTTGAGGGACGTGAGCTTCGAAGCCACGCTCGGCAAGGTCACCGTGCTGCTGGGCCGCAACGGCGTGGGCAAGACCACGCTGCTCAAGTCGTTGATGGGCCTCGTGCCGATCAAGAGCGGCAGCATCGAACTCGAAGGCAAGCCGATCCAGAAGGCCACGCCCTACGACCGGGCGAGGGCGGGCATCGGCTTCGTGCCCCAGGGCCGCGAGATCTTCGCGAGGCTCACCGTCGAAGAGAACCTGCGCATGGGCCTGGCCTACAAGAGCGGCAGCACGCCCATTCCGTCGGAACTGTTCGAGCTGTTCCCGGTGCTCAAGCAGATGATCAACAGAAGAGGCGGCGACCTCTCGGGCGGCCAGCAACAGCAATTGGCCATCGCACGCGCCCTCGCGCCCAAGCCCAAGCTGCTGATCCTCGACGAGCCCACCGAAGGCATCCAGCCGAGCATCATCAAGGACATCGGCCGCGTCATCCGCATGCTGGCCGACCGCGGCGACATGGCCATCGTGCTGTGCGAGCAGTACTACGACTTCGCGCAGGAACTGGCCGACGACTACCTCGTGATGGAGCGCGGCGAGGTCATTGCGCGCGGTCTTGGCAAGGACATGGAAGCGCAGGGCGTGCGCCAGCTCGTGGCGATCTGA
- the urtD gene encoding urea ABC transporter ATP-binding protein UrtD, which translates to MTPDLMEAGAERAARAHGVPYASGSTESGGREAGFGRIATPGEVDVTHGRILYLEDVSVSFDGFKAINKLSLDIAPGELRCIIGPNGAGKTTMMDIITGKTRPDSGTVFFGSTIDLLRHREADIAQLGIGRKFQKPTVFEHLTVFENLELALKTNKGVRASMLFKLDSAQSDRLAEVLETIHLADSVSRLAGNLSHGQKQWLEIGMLLMQDPKLLLLDEPVAGMTDEETARTAELFLTLKGKHSLMVVEHDMSFIRTISEIVTVLCDGSVLAQGTLDEVQADERVIEVYLGR; encoded by the coding sequence ATGACGCCCGACCTGATGGAAGCCGGCGCCGAGCGCGCGGCCCGCGCCCACGGCGTTCCCTACGCGAGCGGCAGCACCGAGTCGGGTGGCCGCGAGGCCGGCTTCGGCCGCATCGCCACGCCGGGCGAGGTGGACGTCACGCACGGCCGCATCCTGTACCTCGAAGACGTGAGCGTGAGCTTCGACGGCTTCAAGGCCATCAACAAGCTCTCGCTGGACATCGCGCCGGGCGAGCTGCGCTGCATCATCGGCCCCAACGGCGCGGGCAAGACCACGATGATGGACATCATCACCGGCAAGACGCGGCCCGATTCGGGCACCGTGTTCTTCGGCAGCACCATCGACCTCTTGCGCCACCGCGAAGCCGATATCGCGCAGTTGGGCATCGGCCGCAAGTTCCAGAAGCCGACGGTGTTCGAGCACCTCACCGTGTTCGAGAACCTCGAGCTCGCGCTCAAGACCAACAAGGGCGTGCGCGCCTCGATGCTGTTCAAGCTCGACTCCGCACAGAGCGACCGGCTGGCCGAAGTGCTGGAGACCATCCACCTGGCCGACAGTGTCTCGCGCCTGGCCGGCAACCTGAGCCACGGCCAGAAGCAGTGGCTCGAAATCGGCATGCTGCTGATGCAGGACCCGAAGCTGCTCTTGCTCGACGAGCCCGTGGCCGGCATGACCGACGAGGAAACGGCCCGCACCGCCGAGCTGTTCCTCACGCTCAAGGGCAAGCATTCGCTGATGGTGGTGGAGCACGACATGAGCTTCATCCGCACCATCTCCGAGATCGTGACCGTGCTGTGCGACGGCTCCGTGCTGGCGCAGGGAACGCTCGACGAGGTGCAGGCCGACGAACGCGTGATCGAGGTCTATCTGGGCCGCTGA
- the urtC gene encoding urea ABC transporter permease subunit UrtC: MSKVVLPTKGPLLSGKGWTAFFVALIVVCAVAPVLNIVVPVDSPLHMSDYAVALVGKIMCYAICALAMDLIWGYTGILSLGHGLFFALGGYMMGMYLMRQIGRDGNYKSDLPDFMVFLDWKTLPWHWTFSDSFIATLILIVAVPGVIAFVFGFFAFRSRIKGVYFSIITQAMTFAAMLLFFRNETGFGGNNGFTDFKRILNIPIATQEMRMTLFALTGLTLLGFFLFAKWLIGSKFGRVLQAIRDAETRVMFSGYNPLPYKLTIWVISAVMCGVAGALYVPQVGIINPGEMSAANSIEIAIWAAVGGRATLIGPIIGAFIVNGAKSWLTVAYPEYWLYFLGALFIAVTLFLPNGIVGLVKKWLSREKAAPAAPSAGREEAQRAMAAGQGMEPESLHAPLAADVKGARA; this comes from the coding sequence ATGAGCAAGGTCGTACTTCCAACCAAGGGGCCGCTGCTGAGCGGCAAGGGCTGGACGGCCTTCTTCGTCGCGCTGATCGTGGTGTGCGCGGTGGCGCCGGTGCTCAACATCGTGGTGCCGGTCGACAGCCCGCTGCACATGAGCGACTACGCGGTGGCGCTCGTCGGCAAGATCATGTGCTACGCCATCTGCGCGTTGGCCATGGACCTGATCTGGGGCTACACCGGCATCCTCTCGCTGGGCCACGGCCTCTTCTTCGCGCTCGGCGGCTACATGATGGGCATGTACCTCATGCGCCAGATCGGCCGCGACGGCAACTACAAGAGCGACCTGCCGGACTTCATGGTGTTCCTCGACTGGAAGACGCTGCCCTGGCACTGGACCTTCAGCGACAGCTTCATCGCCACGCTGATCCTCATCGTCGCGGTGCCGGGCGTCATCGCCTTCGTGTTCGGCTTCTTCGCATTCCGCTCGCGCATCAAGGGTGTGTACTTCTCGATCATCACGCAGGCCATGACCTTCGCGGCGATGCTGCTGTTCTTCCGCAACGAGACCGGCTTCGGCGGCAACAACGGCTTCACCGACTTCAAGCGCATCCTGAACATCCCGATCGCCACGCAGGAGATGCGCATGACGCTCTTCGCGCTTACGGGCCTCACGCTGCTGGGTTTCTTCCTGTTCGCCAAGTGGCTCATCGGCAGCAAGTTCGGTCGCGTGCTGCAAGCCATTCGCGATGCCGAAACGCGCGTGATGTTCTCGGGCTACAACCCGCTGCCGTACAAGCTCACGATCTGGGTGATCTCGGCCGTGATGTGCGGCGTGGCGGGGGCGCTGTACGTGCCGCAGGTCGGCATCATCAACCCGGGCGAGATGAGCGCGGCCAACTCCATCGAGATCGCGATCTGGGCGGCCGTCGGCGGGCGTGCCACGCTGATCGGGCCGATCATCGGCGCGTTCATCGTCAACGGCGCCAAGAGCTGGCTCACGGTGGCTTACCCCGAGTACTGGCTGTACTTCCTGGGCGCCTTGTTCATTGCCGTCACGTTGTTCCTGCCTAACGGCATCGTGGGTCTGGTGAAGAAGTGGTTGTCGCGCGAGAAGGCGGCACCCGCCGCACCGAGTGCGGGCCGCGAAGAGGCGCAACGCGCCATGGCCGCAGGGCAGGGCATGGAGCCCGAGTCGCTGCATGCGCCGCTCGCCGCTGATGTGAAGGGAGCCCGCGCATGA
- the urtB gene encoding urea ABC transporter permease subunit UrtB — MLLMASAAHALTADEAKAIASGESEARIAALNKAVLTADDKTAAFIQAMSDDAVKYTEDKVFVMKDDKGYDPVTGAELKVPDTAEDVVNNNLMRGALEAAQAALKLTSKDDAVRAEAAQALFKEPDESRIPMVEKALAAETNPKIKAQLELVRAAGMLTSADKAKRLAAAKELGNNRNPDTKLLLNQRLADETEADVKTAIAASIANIDGALVWGDRINAVFSGISLGSVLLLAALGLAITYGLMGVINMAHGELMMIGAYATYVMQGIFQKYMPEAAFGWYLVAAIPVSFLASALVGAVLERGVIRFLYGRPLETLLATWGISLMLQQLVRTLFGAQNVGVENPGWMSGGFTMLSNVTLPWNRICIIVFAVLVLLAMGWLIGKTRLGLFVRGVTQNRPIASCMGVNTARIDTYAFALGSGIAGLAGCALSQIGNVGPDLGQSYIVDSFMVVVMGGVGQLAGTVYAALGLGILNKFIEGWAGAVLAKIAVLVFIIIFIQKRPQGIFAMKGRSAEA, encoded by the coding sequence ATGCTCCTCATGGCATCGGCCGCCCACGCGCTGACCGCCGACGAGGCCAAGGCCATCGCCTCCGGCGAGTCCGAAGCCCGCATCGCCGCGCTCAACAAGGCCGTCCTCACCGCCGACGACAAGACCGCCGCGTTCATCCAGGCGATGTCCGACGACGCCGTGAAGTACACCGAAGACAAGGTCTTCGTGATGAAGGATGACAAGGGCTACGACCCCGTCACCGGTGCCGAGCTGAAAGTGCCCGACACCGCCGAAGACGTCGTCAACAACAACCTCATGCGCGGCGCGCTCGAAGCCGCGCAGGCCGCGCTCAAGCTCACGAGCAAGGACGACGCGGTGCGCGCCGAAGCCGCGCAGGCGCTCTTCAAGGAGCCGGACGAATCCCGCATTCCCATGGTCGAGAAGGCGCTGGCCGCCGAGACCAACCCCAAGATCAAGGCGCAGCTCGAACTCGTGCGCGCCGCCGGCATGCTCACCAGCGCCGACAAGGCCAAGCGCCTTGCCGCCGCCAAGGAGCTGGGCAACAACCGCAACCCCGACACCAAGCTGTTGCTGAACCAGCGCCTGGCCGACGAGACCGAGGCCGATGTGAAGACGGCGATTGCCGCCTCCATCGCCAACATCGACGGCGCGCTGGTCTGGGGCGATCGCATCAACGCCGTGTTCAGCGGCATCAGCCTGGGCTCTGTGCTGCTGCTCGCCGCGCTGGGCCTGGCCATCACCTACGGCCTCATGGGCGTCATCAACATGGCGCACGGCGAGCTGATGATGATCGGCGCCTACGCCACCTACGTGATGCAGGGCATCTTCCAGAAGTACATGCCCGAGGCGGCGTTCGGCTGGTACCTGGTGGCGGCCATTCCCGTGTCGTTCCTCGCATCGGCGCTCGTGGGCGCGGTGCTCGAGCGCGGCGTGATCCGCTTCCTCTACGGTCGGCCGCTCGAGACGCTGTTGGCTACCTGGGGCATCAGCCTGATGCTGCAGCAACTCGTGCGCACGCTCTTCGGCGCGCAGAACGTCGGCGTGGAAAACCCCGGCTGGATGAGCGGCGGCTTCACCATGCTGAGCAACGTCACGCTGCCGTGGAATCGCATCTGCATCATCGTCTTCGCGGTGCTCGTGCTGCTCGCGATGGGCTGGCTCATCGGCAAGACACGCCTGGGTCTCTTCGTGCGCGGCGTCACGCAGAACCGCCCGATCGCCTCGTGCATGGGGGTGAACACCGCGCGCATCGACACGTATGCCTTCGCACTCGGCTCCGGCATCGCCGGTCTTGCCGGCTGCGCGCTGAGCCAGATCGGCAACGTCGGCCCTGACCTCGGCCAGAGCTACATCGTCGACAGCTTCATGGTGGTCGTGATGGGCGGCGTCGGCCAGCTCGCGGGCACCGTGTATGCGGCGCTGGGGCTGGGCATTCTCAACAAGTTCATCGAAGGCTGGGCGGGCGCGGTGCTCGCGAAGATCGCGGTGCTTGTCTTCATCATCATCTTCATCCAGAAGCGCCCGCAAGGCATCTTCGCGATGAAGGGCCGGAGCGCTGAGGCATGA
- the urtA gene encoding urea ABC transporter substrate-binding protein, protein MQRRFTLKALTAAVALASISAAPAFAADTIKVGVLHSLSGTMAISETVLKDTVLMAIDDINKKGGVLGKQLEPVVVDPASNWPLFAEKTKQLLGQDKVSVIFGCWTSVSRKSVLPVVEEMNGLLFYPVQYEGEELSKNVFYTGAAPNQQAIPAVDYLMSKEGGGAKRWVLLGTDYVYPRTTNKILRAYLKSKGVKDTDIDEKYTPFGHSDYQTIVADIKKFSAGGKTAVVSTINGDSNVPFYKELGNAGLKAKDVPVVAFSVGEEELRGVDTKPLVGHLAAWNYFMSIKNPTNTAFIKQWSDYAKAKNIAGHKDKPLTNDPMEATWIGIHMWKQAVEKAKSTDTDKVIAAMAGQTFTAPSGIVSKMDEKNHHLHKSVFIGEIKADGQFSVVWKTPGPVKAKPWSPYIEGNDKKPDYPAGKSM, encoded by the coding sequence ATGCAACGTCGTTTCACACTCAAGGCGCTCACCGCCGCCGTCGCGCTGGCCAGCATTTCTGCTGCGCCCGCATTCGCCGCCGACACCATCAAGGTCGGCGTGCTGCACTCGCTGTCGGGCACGATGGCCATCTCGGAAACCGTGTTGAAAGACACGGTGCTGATGGCCATCGACGACATCAACAAGAAGGGCGGCGTGCTGGGCAAGCAGCTCGAACCCGTGGTGGTCGACCCGGCCTCCAACTGGCCGCTGTTCGCTGAAAAAACCAAGCAGCTGCTCGGCCAGGACAAGGTCTCGGTGATCTTCGGCTGCTGGACCTCGGTGTCGCGCAAGTCGGTGCTGCCGGTGGTCGAGGAAATGAACGGTCTCCTGTTCTACCCCGTGCAATACGAGGGCGAAGAGCTCTCGAAGAACGTGTTCTACACGGGCGCCGCGCCCAACCAGCAAGCCATTCCGGCCGTCGACTACCTGATGAGCAAGGAAGGCGGCGGCGCCAAGCGCTGGGTGCTGCTGGGCACCGACTACGTGTACCCCCGCACCACCAACAAAATCCTGCGCGCCTACCTCAAGAGCAAGGGCGTGAAGGACACCGACATCGACGAGAAGTACACCCCCTTCGGCCACAGCGACTACCAGACCATCGTTGCCGACATCAAGAAGTTCTCGGCCGGCGGCAAGACGGCGGTGGTGTCGACCATCAACGGCGACTCCAACGTGCCCTTCTACAAGGAACTGGGCAACGCCGGCCTGAAGGCCAAGGACGTGCCGGTCGTCGCCTTCTCGGTGGGCGAGGAAGAACTGCGCGGCGTGGACACCAAGCCGCTGGTGGGCCACCTCGCGGCATGGAACTACTTCATGTCGATCAAGAACCCGACCAACACGGCGTTCATCAAGCAGTGGAGCGACTACGCCAAGGCCAAGAACATCGCCGGCCACAAGGACAAGCCGCTCACCAACGACCCGATGGAAGCCACCTGGATCGGCATCCACATGTGGAAGCAGGCCGTCGAGAAGGCCAAGTCCACCGACACCGACAAGGTGATCGCAGCGATGGCCGGCCAGACCTTCACGGCCCCGTCGGGCATCGTCTCGAAGATGGACGAGAAGAACCATCACCTGCACAAGAGCGTGTTCATCGGCGAGATCAAGGCCGACGGGCAGTTCAGCGTGGTGTGGAAGACGCCGGGTCCGGTCAAGGCGAAGCCTTGGAGCCCGTACATCGAAGGCAACGACAAGAAGCCGGATTACCCCGCTGGCAAGTCGATGTAA